Within the Glycine max cultivar Williams 82 chromosome 12, Glycine_max_v4.0, whole genome shotgun sequence genome, the region AATTTATACGCCATTGCATGCAGATCCCTAATAATTCTTCTTGTTCGTAATTTTTTCTGTCATTCAGAACTTTATTAATTGGATTAACTGGATTAACTAAATACATTCTAGTAAGATCATATATGTACTTTCTAGTTCTCACTAGTTACTCATCACATGtatttgctgtttttttttatttggatttttccACAAAAGTTCTCTTGTTGGTATATTTTGctaattgtaataaaaaatattaagtactTAGCAGGATTTTAGAgtattatattttgtgaattttcaATTCTTTGTTCTAAACTTATTCTAAAAATTGTGTACTGCATGATTTGatgtatttctttctttttttccaatttttttgtgCAGTATATTTCCTTGCTATTCATCGGAATGTTGGTTGTGATATCAGTGCGTGGATTCTTAACCAACCTAATGAAGGTATTCCTGCTGCTTTCAATtgctaatttttttcctttggaTGTTGCTTGGATTAGTTATATTAGTAGTGTTCTTGATAATATTACAATCTGCTTTCATCCTCTTTTGTTGGGGGTGGGACAGTTGAGCTGTTGAGGAAAGAACTGACAATTTCATTGAAAGGAAGCTAATCTTATGTATAGTAGCAATATATGGCTTTGCACCATAAACACAGATGGAAAGTTGGAAGGCTGATTTTTGCTTACAATCTAGGATGATCTACCAATAGGGACAGATCCAAAAACTTATTAAAGGGGGactgaatttttgtttttcttcctttaaaattgtttaaatgtgtaacttctaataaataataattttaaaaaaaatatttactacttttactcataaaatttaaactttcaaGAAGCAATCATCTTATGAAGCTTGAAACACTGGAATCCACAATGGAAGAGAGCTTCTAGTTCTTCATTGAAGAACTAGATTTTTGTGTATTGGCTGTggataaataattatcatagtAATTTCTTTTAGTAAttctatttgtttatttttaggttCATTTGGAATAATTATGGTAGAACTACACCACTAAAATTATAGCAAGTTACTATATGTCATGAGTTACTGTTAGTTTAGAAGGATTTGTGCTTGGACAAGCTTTATTATTTGGTGTAAACCATGAAACGTCTTCTTTCAGTTTTGAGTGTAACTTCAAGGAAGTTTCTTCTTTTGTGGTTGATTTGAGATTTATCTTGTGTATTTAAGAGTTCGGCTATGATTATATCTAGTCCTATATCATGTGTCCAGGTACAGTTTGGCTTCACTAAATACGGTAAGAGATACAGTTTGTATTGTTGACTTGTTATAAAGCCTAACTTCCATTTTTGGGGTTGCATGCAGTTCTTTTTTGCTGTTTCAAGAGTTGGAAGTGGATCTTCAAGCAATGTAGTTCTGTTTTTGTCTGAGATAATGGGAATGTATTTTGTATCTTCTATTCTTTTAATCAGGAAAAGCTTAGCAACTGAATACAGGTATAAGTAGTAGTTtgcatttattatgttttaagtgATTTGAATAGTAGAAAATAGAAACCTGTCctgcataaaattttagatgTTATTAAATTTTACCTCTGGGTGGAGATAACAACACATTAATATTTGGGTAAGAAAGGTACACTGTAATGTTGAGTTTGTTGGCTAATAaagaattttcttttacaaaatagaaaaaaagttgtcaacaaaagaaaaagtgagaacATGATGACATTTTTGGTTCGAAAAAACCTTTTTTAGAACCAAATAATCCCTGAGGTTTCCTGACATCCTCATAAAAAtgcaagaaagggagaagataaATGGAAATGGAAGAATGAACAGCACCAGTACTCCTCTTAATGTCTATACTATCAGCAGACTGGTTTTTATGGTTCAAAGTAGCTGCTGACTAAAGTATGGGCCTGTCAGTTTGTGGCACTTGTCTTGATTGATGCAAATTTGGCATGCATAAACTGTTATTATTTCATCAAACTTCCCTGGTTTATCAGGTATTTGTCTTAACTCTTAATTATGTATAATCTGGATCTCTTGGCAGGATTATTATTACAGAGGTATTGGGTGGTGATATCCAGTTTGACTTTTATCACCGATGGTTTGATGCAATTTTTGTGGCTAGTGCATTCCTTTCactgcttttactttctgcacATTATACATCTCGCCAAATTGACAAACATCCAATTGATTGTGAGTGCAATTCTGCCACTTAAATCTGAGTTAATCTTCTTTCATGCATTATGAGTTCCACTTGATAAATGAATTACTTACCATGTTCTCTATTTATTTCAATGTAGAACAGGAAACATACTCCGTAGATGCATGTATAGTTTTTAATGCCTCGGGAGGTTTGATATCAGGCCAGTGAACATATATGTTTAAATCTTCCAGATGGATGcatttgaattcatttgatAGCTGATAGAGGtcgttcaatttttttatgtgcCAGTGAATAGCTTGTTAGAACATCTGATGCTACTGGAGCTAATCACCAGTGAGAGGGTTGATATTGTTATAGTTAATATCAACAGATGCGCATTGTGCAAAATCTTTTAGTATAcccatttgtttttgttgattttctGAGCAGAAATATTGTTGGACAATATGTTGAATGTAGATTTGCTTTTGCATTGTTAAGTATAGAATGAATTGGATGAGAATAGTTTTTGCACATGGGATTGGTACCATAAGAACAGATGAATAGTTATTGGCGATTGGTAATTTTGGATTATCAGTGGTTGAAATTCCCACTCAAATACTTTGGCCGTTTGTTTGtcttgaaaattttcttttctggTGTCAGTATATCTCTTATCTAACTTGGTGATTGGCCATTGTATTATCTTTACTTATAGTAACGAATCTGACTTGATTTTAGTGACCAACAAGGCTTACTCCTCGTGGTATTGCTTGTGCTAGACGAAGATAGAATGAATGACAAAAACAATGCGTCTTAAGTGGCCTTAATTTCTAATTTGTCTTTGGATTTAACAAAGCCTCCATATTTTATGTATCTAATTCAACAATAATTGTTGACTCACcaacttttagtaacttccCTTCCCATCTATGACTATGATGAAATCAAGAAAGGTGTTGCACTATTAAAccagaaaaggagaaaagagaGTCATTAAACGAGAAAAGGTGTTGCACtaataaattctaattaatcATATAAAGATTGCTATAGAGTATCAAAGAGAATGTTaacattttcttactttttttgtgtgtttggtCCTCTCAtaatcaaatatgttttttgttttattaaacaaaaatcatttagtaCCATCATACGTAACCTTCTATGATGCAATAATTTGTGAAAAATTGtataaagcaataatatattttaacaaattttccCCTAAACTATCTATTGTTttacaatatttaattatgaaatgaagcattaagaatatataatgttaaataagataattaatcTCAtcgttatttttaaaaaatttattagtttttaatctTTACGTAATATTTTAAAACGCTTAAGTATTTCACAATTAAGGAATGCTTAGTCCATCATCATCTCCCTTCAGCTTTCTTACATGTTGACCTCAATAAACTCCTATTTTGTTACTTATATGGCAAGAAAATTTGAAGATATACGCAAAAATGTGAGGCTTGCCACAGCGGCGTTACTCCCTGCCCCACGCCACCCTCCTCACGCGCACCTTTCCCACGTGTTCCCAGTGACTTCACACGCAAACTGGCAATTCGCAACACGCGTCTCACAATCCTCACACGTGCAAGCTGTacctttcatttgttttttattttaaagtttttaaaacaaacagtaaccgataattaaaaataaaaaagtaaaaaagaatcttaCGTGGGAAAACCCGTATAGAATCtgccaggaaaaaaaaatgaaggccgaaaatgaaattgtaggtttttgcatttacttttttttgcgctggttttaattttgtaaaaaaatttcagaGAGAGTGAAAGCAAAATTTCTGGAGCAAGAAGAGAAAACCCATCTGAAACCCACACAGAATAcaaaacagagagagagagagagagagagagagagagagagagagagagttagaGAGCGTTTGGTTAAATGTAATTCtcgtgagaaaaaaaattccactTCAGAGATTTATTCTTTCGCCGCTTCAGATCACAGACagagaaaaaattatgtgttgatgtgctaatttattaattattcataaatgcAAAAGGATTGTATCAGATCCtcttaaatttcattttgtatATCCTTGAATTCGCATTCAGTTGGTGGTCGTTACGGCTAGTCGAAGCTCTGATTTTCCTGTTAATTCCAAGAGAGGTTTTTGCGACTCGAAACGACGTCGCATAAGACACTTTGCGCTTGATTATCATAAGCAATGGCTCAACGTTAGGGAAGCCTGAGCAATGCGACCAACGTGGTTTGGAAGGAAGAGGCAtgtcaattcatttcttgttagggtttttattcttattattcgGAATTTTTTCATcgatttttttgtataattctCTCGGATTTTTGCTTTCCGTTGCATTGATACAAGAACATTGGAGAACATGGGTTCCTTTTCTCGTAGCTAATTCAGTGTGTTTTAGGGTTTGATTTGTCAGTTGGAGGGATTTTGGGATTTGTAAGAGATTTTTGCTTTTTTGCGTCATTGGTTGACTGACTAGACCTGGCATTTTTAGTTGGTTCCAATTTTGCAATCACTGATTTAGTTTTCTGTGTTTTTACATGCTTGCTATTTATTGTTGCAAGTGATAGTTGTTAATGTGGTTTGAATTTCCTTTGTAGATGACACCAGTTTTGAGAGGAGTTTTCATATGCAAAGACCTCAATATAGAGTAATCACGATGTTCAAGAGAATATGGTGAGATATACAGGGTAATTCACAGCCTGTCCTATTTCTTCTCTTATTTCAAGCCGTTTTTGTAAATAGATCTGAAATAGTAACCTTATTTGGATCACATTATCTAATAAGTTTGTTTTCTCTCCATTATTTTCCTCTTCTTGCTTGATGGGACAATTGAATGCTTTTGATGATTGCGCAAGTTGCTTTGAGGGTCTGACTACTTTAGATGCTCAAATCTTGGTTACTCACAATTTTCTTGGAAACTGGAAAGTAGTTGCGTTCTTAAAGTTCTTCCATTAGTATTTTCTATATCTTCACTATCATACCATTATTTATGATTATGTTTTCCTCTCCTAAGTAGTAGAGCAATATAAACATTGGAAGCAACAACCAACAATCTTCCTTTTCTACTATTTTGTGACGCCGGTGTTTTAGTTAAGGTGCAAAATTTTTACAGTCGACTGGAGGGAGTCTTAGGCTTGTAAAATGAATTAGCAAGAGCTAATTTCCTTATAGTGGGAATCTGAATTGAaggttttatcttttttcttttttaaagcaTACTTTGTTTATTTTAGGTATCACTCAAATCTGGAAAGAAATTTGTCAAACATTCTATGATTCGGAACGCTGATATGAGACTCGAATCAGGGACTTGTAATGTGTGCTCAGCTGCTTGTTCATCTTGCATGCATCTTAACCAAGCTCTCATGGGGTCTAAGGCTGAAGAATTCTCTGATGAAAACTGTCGCTTAGGGGAGGCTAATCAGTATTGTAATGAGAGTGATAGATCTTCTCTTGGGAGCAGAGCTTGTGAAAGGTTGAAGCATGGTGTCAGTGAAACCAGTCACAGGCCTAGTGTTTCTTCCACTCAAGATTCTCTATCTGAAAATGCTGAGAACAGTCAAGCCTTATCAGAGAAGTATCAGGATTCCAAGTGTTTAGAAAGTCTAGATGATAGCACTTCATGTATCAGTAGGACCAGTAATGCTAATTTAGCGAGCAGTAGCTATCAAATAAATAcagacaaaataaatatatcttgTAGTTCAACTTCAGTTAGTCACTTAGTGGCAGAAGGATCTGGAAATGGGCCATCTGTTGACATGTCTAGTTTGTCAGAATGTTGTATGGAAAATGTTGACTCATCATTGACCAAAGAGAGAGTACCTATTATTGTTCCTGGCGAAAAATCTCTGGCAGATAAGGAAAACCTAAATAATGGTACAGCCAAGGTTTCTATAGAAATATGTCAAAAGTCAGAAGCAGATactgaaaataattttgatgttGCTGAAGATGTTGATCTTAAATTTTCTGCCCATGATGGACTGCATGAGAAGGTTGAGGAGCTGGTTAAATCACCTGGCAGGGCTGAACCTCAATCGGAAGATGAGAGTGATGAATCAGATGTTGTTGAGCATGATGTGAGTACAtttcctttcattattttagtttgtttttcatcaaaattaaacttgatGGAGATGAAAATGGGAGAAGTAAAATGTAATAGTTTGAAATTTGGATGAAGATAGATATATGCATGCTCAATTATTTTGAGGCCTGTGGTAATGCCAAACAATCAACCCAGTTTATAAATATTCCACATACTCCTTTTCATAATCTCTTTACCataattgttgtttttcttctcGTAAACTTTTCTGATGTTGCTTATTGAGTTTGTTTCCCCTAATTGACTGGGAAATAGGTAAAAGTATGTGACATCTGTGGAGATGCTGGTCGTGAGGATCTACTTGCCATATGTAGTAGGTGCAGTGATGGTGCAGAACACACGTATGTTCAAGATCCTTTTATATTACCTCTTCTTATCTTCTATCACATTTTTGCATGGTTCTTTTTAGCTAAAATGAAACTTAACATTATCTATGAATAGCTACTGCATGCGGGAAATGCTTGAGAAGGTCCCTGAAGGGGACTGGTTATGTGAAGAATGCAAGTGTGCGGAGGAGACTGCAAATCAAAAGCTAGGTAAGTTTGAGGTTGTTTCTATacagcattttttattttttaaaaaattgtgcaTGATATTGAAAATGAGTGTCCTTCAATCTGTGAAATTCTGCAGCCTTTATTATTACTGTAGTTTgggtagcacaagttttcaagagCCCATATCGGTGCTgacaaatttgtgaaatttaatTGTGGTTTagatattgaagaaaaaaaaaatcatgaagttCGTTCAACTTCACGAATTTCTGGCAAAAGACCTTCTCAAAGCATGGAAATAGCTACAGCAGCAAAAAGGCAAGCTCTTGGATCGAGCACAGGATCACCAAAGGCATCAAGCCCCAAGAGAATAGTCCCACTGTTGCGGGAATCTTCATTCAAGAGCATGGATAAAGGAAAGATGAAATCTGGTCAACAGATCCCCATGTGTAACCACCTCGGTGGCAATGACACAGAACTTGCCCGTTCTCTATCCACTGTCCCTCGGGGTCAAAATGCAAGGAGTATGGATTTATTTGACATCTATTGAGCTTCATTACAATGTTctactttattttctttgttcctTTGATCCTTATAAGCAGCTATGGATTCCATGGCAAACATATCTTGTCTCCTATTTCCCTGAGTTTCATCTTTTCGTTTATTTAAAGCCTGATTTTTTGTTCCTATGAATAGGTACATTGCTGAAATCTAATTCATTCAACAACTTCAATTCCAAGCCAAGAGTCAAACTTGTTGATGAAGTTATTCCCCAAAAGCAGAAAGGGGGTGTTGAACATATTTCTAAGAATATGGAGACACCTGCTGGAATGATAAGCAAATCAATGTCATTCAAATCCTCGAATTTGGGTCGTTCAATTGCTGTTGAATCAAAAGTTAAAATGATGTCTTCTAAACCTGGAACTGCTCGGGATTTGAAAGCATCAAGACATACAAAAGATTCTGCTTCATTTGACAGGAAATTTCTGTCTAAGATTGATCGACCTGTCATTTGTTCAACCATGGTTAGTTCTGTTGTTTCCACATCAAAGGGTGATCAGAAGCTTACACCGCATGGCGAAACTGCTAAACCTTCTACAGTCAACAACAATCGAGAGTTTAAGGTCAACCAAGATGGAAAATTATATTCATCATCGAAATCTATCAATAATACAAGCAGTAAAAGTCCAGAACCTCAAGTTAGTTCAGGTGTGACTGTGATCTCGATTGGAAGCATATTAttcttgttatattattttaatttttcaacctTCTTTTAAATGGTTCAGTTAGCTGCTTTTGAAATTTCAGTTTTCTATGTGGTAACAGCATTTTCTATgaatttttctcatattttaattttagtaggAACATCTTCCAATGATGGATTTTGTGCTTGGAACTAAGTGGACTATGTTTTCTGCAAAGATGATTTCTTATTTAgttattgttttgaattttgcagATAGAACATCAACAAGTGTCGATGAAACTCAACAGGATAGGCTGCCTCGATCACAAGATACAGCTAATCAGGTTGACAAAACTAAAGATAGTTCTAGTGATCATGTGACATCAGGTGTTACTAATGCTTCAAAAAGCTCATTCTGTCGTAAATGTAAGGATTTTGGCCATGCTACAGAATGTTGTACAGTTAGTGGTACGCAGGAATTTGGTGCTGAATCATCAGTCATTGCCACAAGTAGTTCAAAAGATGAGATGCATGAGGGAAATAGATTGAAAGCTGCAATCCAGGCAGCTTTGCTTAGAAGGCCTGAAATACACAAGAGGAAAGAAGCTCCTGACCAAACTAATGAGTTTCCTACATCAAGCACTGGTTTGAAACGAGAAGTCACTTCTCAAAAGCAAGTGTTGGTTTCCAGCACTTTGAAGAATGGTATATCTGCTGAAGAAAGCAATATGAAGCAGGAAATCATTGAGAATTCTACATTTGAAACCTCCAAATGTCCATCTGCCAATGATCTGAAACAACTTGAATTTTGTAGAACTGATGTTTGCTCTCAGCTGAGAAAGTCGGATTCTGCTGGTCCCACTTCTGGAAAGCCTGTAGTGAGAGACGACTTTCCCAATAATGCCATGGAAATATCAAGTATTCTTTCAAAGATGTCAGTCATTCCAGAATATGAGTGCATCTGGCAGTATGTAACATCTTACGATGAGCTAGTTTATCTTTTGTTCTGGATTGCTCTTGTTGTATTACTGTTCATGTTTTGCCATCAAGTGTGTTTTATGAGTTTTGTTGTTCATGCAGGGGTGTCTTTGTGGTGCATAGAAATGGAATGCCTCCTGACTTGTATACTGGAATTCAAGCACATTTATCTGCATGTGCTtcccctaaggttcatgaggtAGTGAAGAAATTTTTACCTGAAGTTTCGCTAAATGAAGTTTCTCGTTTGAGCGTATGGCCTTCACAATTTCATCAAGGTGGTGCTAAGGAAGATAATATTGCTCTTTACTTCTTTGCCAGAGACATTGAAAGGCAAGAATATGAATATCACTCTTCTATTGAGAGTAGGCTTTGAAATGCAAACATATTTCTTTGTTTCCTATCTtgtaattattttccttttttaaccaTTTTCTATTACAGTTATGAGAGGTACTACAAGGGTCTATTGGATCACATGATTAGAAATGATTTAGCTCTTAGGGGGACTTTTGATGGTGTTGAACTTCTCATATTTGCATCTAATCAGCTTCTGGAAGATTCACAACGTAAGAAATTATTCTAGACTGTTGCTAAACAATCCCTGATAGTAGGTAGCTTGCACATGATGTGTCTGGGTTTGGTGTTGGGTTGAAGTTTATGCCTGCATTAATGTTCAAATTCTCTAGAAATTAAGTTCATATGCAATTTTGCAATGTCTTGGACAAAGACAATGGAAATTGTATCTTACAAAGAGTTGCTTACATTTGTTTTATAttgtattttagatttttttttgttataaatgatATAGCTATTTGTGGAGACTTTTCTGTATTTATACCTGATGCTGGTTGGTAATGCCCCCATTCATTTTGAATTAGAATtctatatgttattttataagaTGTTGGAATTCTTAACACGACTCATCTGGATGAAATACATGAAGGTCATAAAGACTGGTAGTGCTTTATACTGAATTTGGTTTTGGACTGAAGTGATGATTTGTTGTGCATCTAGTTGGCATTTGCTTGTTGATAGTGTTATGCTTTGGCCTGTGAATTTTCTCCCTTTTGGTCA harbors:
- the LOC100781187 gene encoding uncharacterized protein isoform X3, with product MHLNQALMGSKAEEFSDENCRLGEANQYCNESDRSSLGSRACERLKHGVSETSHRPSVSSTQDSLSENAENSQALSEKYQDSKCLESLDDSTSCISRTSNANLASSSYQINTDKINISCSSTSVSHLVAEGSGNGPSVDMSSLSECCMENVDSSLTKERVPIIVPGEKSLADKENLNNGTAKVSIEICQKSEADTENNFDVAEDVDLKFSAHDGLHEKVEELVKSPGRAEPQSEDESDESDVVEHDVKVCDICGDAGREDLLAICSRCSDGAEHTYCMREMLEKVPEGDWLCEECKCAEETANQKLDIEEKKNHEVRSTSRISGKRPSQSMEIATAAKRQALGSSTGSPKASSPKRIVPLLRESSFKSMDKGKMKSGQQIPMCNHLGGNDTELARSLSTVPRGQNARSTLLKSNSFNNFNSKPRVKLVDEVIPQKQKGGVEHISKNMETPAGMISKSMSFKSSNLGRSIAVESKVKMMSSKPGTARDLKASRHTKDSASFDRKFLSKIDRPVICSTMVSSVVSTSKGDQKLTPHGETAKPSTVNNNREFKVNQDGKLYSSSKSINNTSSKSPEPQVSSDRTSTSVDETQQDRLPRSQDTANQVDKTKDSSSDHVTSGVTNASKSSFCRKCKDFGHATECCTVSGTQEFGAESSVIATSSSKDEMHEGNRLKAAIQAALLRRPEIHKRKEAPDQTNEFPTSSTGLKREVTSQKQVLVSSTLKNGISAEESNMKQEIIENSTFETSKCPSANDLKQLEFCRTDVCSQLRKSDSAGPTSGKPVVRDDFPNNAMEISSILSKMSVIPEYECIWQGVFVVHRNGMPPDLYTGIQAHLSACASPKVHEVVKKFLPEVSLNEVSRLSVWPSQFHQGGAKEDNIALYFFARDIESYERYYKGLLDHMIRNDLALRGTFDGVELLIFASNQLLEDSQRWNMLFFLWGIFRGRRINHLDSTKKICIPSLNVMPNEKDFPTAVMTLSETQCSPKHMDKESIDQGHNMVSRNFDGKETIFDQTHLGLQVNLERQDTRINTKSTLGIPTISTQICQEVNSTGSSLRDSVPKHRQYIKSKPPEAMGTSVSSRIVETKTNHDISVKQENSLSSGIHSVGCQEIDTASNISKDKILDRTNNGENQQRPKRKQMEDDLDINVEATFQRDLTVKAVNCQLPNDKKVKHIDLSDTVVEASAVSCQKMPWNEVNGKFEDRESYSRELRTSFGGIHGCYDSGAWESFNGSSASLVNDLGSCSLGEDKRCKEPCDEKIIHEDFGAMERTFFPVDTRKKNDLGMVLNSESLNEPREYVDQVQVGIPNLELGLGGETKPSHKGMLPFFVGAVHKKNNQEKIPEILTYEREDENVAASLSLSLSFPSSNKEHVKPVPKAEPLPGGHNVNSPYLLFRRFTDK
- the LOC100781187 gene encoding uncharacterized protein isoform X1; the encoded protein is MVSLKSGKKFVKHSMIRNADMRLESGTCNVCSAACSSCMHLNQALMGSKAEEFSDENCRLGEANQYCNESDRSSLGSRACERLKHGVSETSHRPSVSSTQDSLSENAENSQALSEKYQDSKCLESLDDSTSCISRTSNANLASSSYQINTDKINISCSSTSVSHLVAEGSGNGPSVDMSSLSECCMENVDSSLTKERVPIIVPGEKSLADKENLNNGTAKVSIEICQKSEADTENNFDVAEDVDLKFSAHDGLHEKVEELVKSPGRAEPQSEDESDESDVVEHDVKVCDICGDAGREDLLAICSRCSDGAEHTYCMREMLEKVPEGDWLCEECKCAEETANQKLDIEEKKNHEVRSTSRISGKRPSQSMEIATAAKRQALGSSTGSPKASSPKRIVPLLRESSFKSMDKGKMKSGQQIPMCNHLGGNDTELARSLSTVPRGQNARSTLLKSNSFNNFNSKPRVKLVDEVIPQKQKGGVEHISKNMETPAGMISKSMSFKSSNLGRSIAVESKVKMMSSKPGTARDLKASRHTKDSASFDRKFLSKIDRPVICSTMVSSVVSTSKGDQKLTPHGETAKPSTVNNNREFKVNQDGKLYSSSKSINNTSSKSPEPQVSSDRTSTSVDETQQDRLPRSQDTANQVDKTKDSSSDHVTSGVTNASKSSFCRKCKDFGHATECCTVSGTQEFGAESSVIATSSSKDEMHEGNRLKAAIQAALLRRPEIHKRKEAPDQTNEFPTSSTGLKREVTSQKQVLVSSTLKNGISAEESNMKQEIIENSTFETSKCPSANDLKQLEFCRTDVCSQLRKSDSAGPTSGKPVVRDDFPNNAMEISSILSKMSVIPEYECIWQGVFVVHRNGMPPDLYTGIQAHLSACASPKVHEVVKKFLPEVSLNEVSRLSVWPSQFHQGGAKEDNIALYFFARDIESYERYYKGLLDHMIRNDLALRGTFDGVELLIFASNQLLEDSQRWNMLFFLWGIFRGRRINHLDSTKKICIPSLNVMPNEKDFPTAVMTLSETQCSPKHMDKESIDQGHNMVSRNFDGKETIFDQTHLGLQVNLERQDTRINTKSTLGIPTISTQICQEVNSTGSSLRDSVPKHRQYIKSKPPEAMGTSVSSRIVETKTNHDISVKQENSLSSGIHSVGCQEIDTASNISKDKILDRTNNGENQQRPKRKQMEDDLDINVEATFQRDLTVKAVNCQLPNDKKVKHIDLSDTVVEASAVSCQKMPWNEVNGKFEDRESYSRELRTSFGGIHGCYDSGAWESFNGSSASLVNDLGSCSLGEDKRCKEPCDEKIIHEDFGAMERTFFPVDTRKKNDLGMVLNSESLNEPREYVDQVQVGIPNLELGLGGETKPSHKGMLPFFVGAVHKKNNQEKIPEILTYEREDENVAASLSLSLSFPSSNKEHVKPVPKAEPLPGGHNVNSPYLLFRRFTDK
- the LOC100781187 gene encoding uncharacterized protein isoform X2; amino-acid sequence: MIRNADMRLESGTCNVCSAACSSCMHLNQALMGSKAEEFSDENCRLGEANQYCNESDRSSLGSRACERLKHGVSETSHRPSVSSTQDSLSENAENSQALSEKYQDSKCLESLDDSTSCISRTSNANLASSSYQINTDKINISCSSTSVSHLVAEGSGNGPSVDMSSLSECCMENVDSSLTKERVPIIVPGEKSLADKENLNNGTAKVSIEICQKSEADTENNFDVAEDVDLKFSAHDGLHEKVEELVKSPGRAEPQSEDESDESDVVEHDVKVCDICGDAGREDLLAICSRCSDGAEHTYCMREMLEKVPEGDWLCEECKCAEETANQKLDIEEKKNHEVRSTSRISGKRPSQSMEIATAAKRQALGSSTGSPKASSPKRIVPLLRESSFKSMDKGKMKSGQQIPMCNHLGGNDTELARSLSTVPRGQNARSTLLKSNSFNNFNSKPRVKLVDEVIPQKQKGGVEHISKNMETPAGMISKSMSFKSSNLGRSIAVESKVKMMSSKPGTARDLKASRHTKDSASFDRKFLSKIDRPVICSTMVSSVVSTSKGDQKLTPHGETAKPSTVNNNREFKVNQDGKLYSSSKSINNTSSKSPEPQVSSDRTSTSVDETQQDRLPRSQDTANQVDKTKDSSSDHVTSGVTNASKSSFCRKCKDFGHATECCTVSGTQEFGAESSVIATSSSKDEMHEGNRLKAAIQAALLRRPEIHKRKEAPDQTNEFPTSSTGLKREVTSQKQVLVSSTLKNGISAEESNMKQEIIENSTFETSKCPSANDLKQLEFCRTDVCSQLRKSDSAGPTSGKPVVRDDFPNNAMEISSILSKMSVIPEYECIWQGVFVVHRNGMPPDLYTGIQAHLSACASPKVHEVVKKFLPEVSLNEVSRLSVWPSQFHQGGAKEDNIALYFFARDIESYERYYKGLLDHMIRNDLALRGTFDGVELLIFASNQLLEDSQRWNMLFFLWGIFRGRRINHLDSTKKICIPSLNVMPNEKDFPTAVMTLSETQCSPKHMDKESIDQGHNMVSRNFDGKETIFDQTHLGLQVNLERQDTRINTKSTLGIPTISTQICQEVNSTGSSLRDSVPKHRQYIKSKPPEAMGTSVSSRIVETKTNHDISVKQENSLSSGIHSVGCQEIDTASNISKDKILDRTNNGENQQRPKRKQMEDDLDINVEATFQRDLTVKAVNCQLPNDKKVKHIDLSDTVVEASAVSCQKMPWNEVNGKFEDRESYSRELRTSFGGIHGCYDSGAWESFNGSSASLVNDLGSCSLGEDKRCKEPCDEKIIHEDFGAMERTFFPVDTRKKNDLGMVLNSESLNEPREYVDQVQVGIPNLELGLGGETKPSHKGMLPFFVGAVHKKNNQEKIPEILTYEREDENVAASLSLSLSFPSSNKEHVKPVPKAEPLPGGHNVNSPYLLFRRFTDK